GGAAACCACCAATAAGAAGAAGCAAGAAGAAGACAGTCGCTGTTAAGAGCCTCGGCGAGGCAAAGGAGATCGAAAAAGGTCTACCCCTTCCCAGAAGTTCAACTAAGGATGGAGAAAATGGGCGAACGCCCTCTTTCAATCTCTTTGCTTCTGCCTTAAGAAGCCTTAAATCGGTTAATAGATCGCGGCACTTAGGACAAAGCTTAAGATGTTCTCCAAGTTCTTCCCTTCTACTCTCCTGCAGTTCTCCATCTATCAACTGCAGGATGTATCTTTCCGCCCTCTTACAATCCATCGCTTAACTCCTCCCTCTCAGGAGGTCTAAAAATGGAGAAAGCTTCTTCCTTAATCTCAACCTCGCCCGAAAGAGCTGAGATTTCACCGTACCGGAGGAACATCCCCTTATCTCGGCAATCTCCTCATGGGTGAAACCCTCAATATCGTGTAGGACGAACATCGCCCTTTGCCCAGCAGGAAGCGATAACAAAGATTCCTCAAGCTTTCTCCTGAATTCAACCTTGCTGGCGAAATCCAACCCCTTACCTCTTCCTTCCTTTATCATAAACAACTTCTTCAATTGCCTTACCCTCCTCCACCTCAGATGGGAGATCGTCTTATTGACTGTTATCCGATAGATCCAGGAGAATATCTCACTTTCATTCCGAAAACCATCAACCTTCTTAAGGAGGGTGAGAAATACCTCTTGAACTATATCCTCAGCTGCCGCTTCCTCCCCTATCATCCGAAGGGCGATTCGGAAAACCTTATCCTTATGCTGGCGGTATAACTCTTCCACTCTCTCCGAAAGCGAACCTTTGCCTCGTTCAGCCATCAACTCTCAACTCTTCCTTTCGTTGGACGAATAAAAGAGGAATATAGTTGTCAATAAAAAAACAGCTTTCTCCGGGAGAGAAAGCCGAGAAAATAGCACGCCTCTATCCTACTTTATCCACTTAACCCGAATACCCCCTAAGCCAATCTCTACTTCACCTTTAAGCCGGTACTTAGCGGTAGCTAAATTATCGCTTACATACCTTCCTGAGCTTACCCGGGAGAAACCAGCGGAGGATAACTTCTTCGCTCCAAACCCAGAGGCATCGAGTTCAACACCCAATTCTCGAGGAAAAATGAGGTGAATTCCCCCTATCCCTCCGGCAATAGAGGCGAAAATGTCCCTCTGCCACTTACCGGAAAAATCGAGGGTAATACTCCCAACCCCTCCATTTACCTCCAACCGGCGACAGTTGGCGTTTCCGAGCTTTTTCACATTAATGCTTCCTACTCCCGCCTCAAGCTGAAATATATCCATAACATCTGGGTTGGGAGTGCCAAAGTAAACATCTGTGTCGCCTGCCCCAATCGAAAGGGAGAAATCAGAAAGGCGAAGTTTAGAAAGGTTCATCCGAGCCTTACCAGCTCCAAAGGAACTCTCTAAAGAAATAGGCACAGAAGGGGGGAGTCTTACCACTGTCCTCACTCTTTTCCGCCCCCCAAAAAAGGACCCTTTTCTCTGTTTTACCTTGATTTTCAAAAAACCCTCATCGCCCCTCTTCACATAAGAGATGCGCACCTTATATCGGGATGTATAATCCACCCTGGCATAGAATGCCTCGTCCTCCTTGCCAGAGGAGAGAATAATCTGCCCCTCAGCGACAGAAAGCTCAACCCGGATAACTTTCTCCCCAGATAGCTTCTGGCTTTTTATCGCAGTTTCAGCCCTAAGGAGAGATGAACAAACGAATATTAAAGAAACCATTACCAAAAAGGAGAGGGTGTATTTCTTCACCATATTTCTTACTCCCTTTTCTTCTCTATTCTTATATCCCCGTTTCTCGTCTTCACTTTAATGGTTACCCCACCGCCGTTCACCTCTCCTTTAAGGATCTTCCTTCCCACTTTCTCTACCTTAAGAGGAAAATCGGAAGATATTTCCCCATTCTCTGAAGAAAGATAGAGTTTAGCTTTTACATCCGGAGGAAGAGTGAGTATGATCTCACCATTTTGGGAGAAGAAACTAAGGTTCTCCGTGGAAGTAAGTCGAGAAAAATCAACTTCAATATTACCATTTCTGGTATTAGCGGAAACGCTACCAACTATAGAGCGGAGGGTGATATCGCCATTTCGCGAAGAGACATCTATCTTGCCCGAAATCCCTTTACCACTGATATATCCATTCCTGGTGGAAAGATAAACCCCTCCAATTATCTCTCCCACCTCTATGTCACCGTTCTTTGACTCTACCTCAAGGAATACCTTGCGGGGCACAAATACCTGGTAATCGACCCTGAACTCCCAATGCCTTCCTGGAAGGAAGGATAGGAGAAAACCCTTATTCTCCGGATATTCGGTGTTCACCACTACCTTATTCCCCCGCTTCTCAGCAACTACCTTTATCTCTTTAAACACCCTCTTCGCCACCCGGGAATTGGACGCCTTAACCCATTTCTTGGCGGTAAAGGAAACCATATTGTTATCCCAAGGGGTTATCACGATATCACCATTTCTATTCGTAAGAACAAAAACGCCACCCGGCTTTAGGGGAAATTTCTTCTTTATTACCTCAGTAAGCTCATGAGCAAAGAGAAGAGAGGGAAAAAGTAGAAGCATACCAAAAAGAACGAGTTTTCCTCTCACCTTTCGTCCCTCCTTAAGAAAGGCTTACAAGAGCGTCACTTCCTGAAGTAATCGATGATCTCTGCAAGCCCAATGATTATCAAAATGAGGGGCCAATACTTCCAGAGATAGTCCCAAACATCGATGTAGTAGAATTCGTCAAGAAGGAAAAGCCCCCCGAGAAGGATTAAAATTATCCCAAAAGCCAAAGATCCGGTTCTTCTATGGTGAGTCACCTTCCCCTCCCTACCGCTTTCGTAAATATCTTATTATCTGGTAAACACCAAGAATAATAAGGAGAAGCGGCCAGTAATGTAACAACCAACTGAGATCATACCCTAAATTCTCAAAAAGAAACAACAGGCCAATAATTACCAGAACGATCCCTATTATCACTGAGCCCTTGTCCAATATTTCCTTCTCCTCATTTATCCGCTTGGCGGAGAAATAGGCATCCACTATACCACCAAAGT
This portion of the Acidobacteriota bacterium genome encodes:
- a CDS encoding RNA polymerase sigma factor, which gives rise to MAERGKGSLSERVEELYRQHKDKVFRIALRMIGEEAAAEDIVQEVFLTLLKKVDGFRNESEIFSWIYRITVNKTISHLRWRRVRQLKKLFMIKEGRGKGLDFASKVEFRRKLEESLLSLPAGQRAMFVLHDIEGFTHEEIAEIRGCSSGTVKSQLFRARLRLRKKLSPFLDLLRGRS
- a CDS encoding DUF4097 family beta strand repeat protein; protein product: MRGKLVLFGMLLLFPSLLFAHELTEVIKKKFPLKPGGVFVLTNRNGDIVITPWDNNMVSFTAKKWVKASNSRVAKRVFKEIKVVAEKRGNKVVVNTEYPENKGFLLSFLPGRHWEFRVDYQVFVPRKVFLEVESKNGDIEVGEIIGGVYLSTRNGYISGKGISGKIDVSSRNGDITLRSIVGSVSANTRNGNIEVDFSRLTSTENLSFFSQNGEIILTLPPDVKAKLYLSSENGEISSDFPLKVEKVGRKILKGEVNGGGVTIKVKTRNGDIRIEKKRE